The following are from one region of the Planctomycetota bacterium genome:
- the hisE gene encoding phosphoribosyl-ATP diphosphatase, whose product MIVPSIDLLGGRTVQLVGGERLSLEAGDPRPIAERFRVAGEIAVVDLDAALGSGSNAPMVRDLLRVARCRVGGGIRDERTAIEWLDAGASSIVLGTAATPDLLRRLPRERVIAALDARDGEVVVEGWKIGTGETIIDRMRRLEGLVGGFLITFVEREGRLGGTRLDLVPALVRAAGSARVTIAGGITTAREVGVLDEMGADAQVGMALYTGRLDLADAIGAPLRSDRPDALWPTVIVDELGVALGLAYSSADSLRDAVRTRRGVYHSRTRGLWVKGATSGDTQELIAVDVDCDRDCLRFVVRQRGRGHCHRGTRTCWGPHAGLPALADRIDRAAAIGEPASYTARLLADRALLNAKLREEAVELGEASVAEDAVHEAADVLYFTLVALRRAGKTLADVGAELDRRALRITRRGGDAKPGGSVS is encoded by the coding sequence ATGATTGTGCCGTCGATCGATCTTCTCGGTGGCAGAACGGTGCAGCTCGTGGGGGGTGAGCGGCTGTCGCTCGAGGCGGGCGACCCGCGTCCCATCGCCGAGCGGTTCCGGGTCGCGGGCGAGATCGCGGTGGTGGATCTCGACGCCGCTCTCGGGAGCGGGAGCAATGCGCCGATGGTCCGCGACCTTCTGCGCGTCGCCCGGTGCCGTGTGGGTGGCGGGATCCGCGACGAGCGCACGGCGATCGAGTGGCTCGACGCGGGCGCGAGCTCGATCGTGCTGGGGACCGCGGCGACGCCGGACCTGCTCCGGCGCCTGCCCCGCGAACGGGTCATCGCCGCGCTCGACGCCCGTGACGGTGAGGTCGTCGTCGAGGGATGGAAGATCGGGACCGGCGAGACCATCATCGATCGCATGCGACGGCTCGAGGGGCTCGTCGGCGGGTTTCTCATCACGTTCGTCGAGCGCGAAGGGCGCCTGGGGGGAACGCGCCTGGACCTCGTGCCCGCGCTCGTCCGCGCGGCGGGCTCGGCGCGCGTCACGATCGCCGGCGGGATCACCACCGCGCGAGAGGTCGGCGTGCTCGACGAGATGGGCGCCGACGCGCAGGTCGGCATGGCGCTCTACACGGGCCGGCTGGACCTCGCGGACGCCATCGGCGCTCCGCTCCGCAGCGACCGTCCCGACGCCCTCTGGCCGACGGTCATCGTCGATGAACTCGGGGTGGCGCTCGGGCTGGCATACTCCAGCGCCGACAGCCTTCGGGACGCCGTGCGAACGCGCCGGGGCGTGTATCACTCCCGAACGCGCGGGCTGTGGGTCAAGGGCGCAACATCCGGCGACACGCAGGAGCTGATCGCGGTCGACGTCGACTGCGACCGCGACTGCCTGCGGTTCGTTGTCCGCCAGCGGGGGCGCGGGCATTGCCACCGCGGGACGCGCACGTGCTGGGGCCCGCACGCCGGGCTGCCCGCCCTCGCGGACCGCATCGACCGTGCCGCCGCGATCGGGGAGCCGGCGTCGTACACGGCGCGCCTGCTCGCGGACCGCGCGCTGCTGAACGCGAAGCTGCGCGAAGAGGCGGTCGAACTCGGCGAGGCGAGCGTGGCGGAGGACGCGGTGCACGAGGCCGCGGACGTGCTGTACTTCACGCTCGTCGCGCTCCGGCGCGCGGGGAAGACGCTCGCGGACGTCGGCGCCGAGCTCGACCGGCGCGCCCTGCGGATCACGCGTCGGGGTGGCGACGCCAAGCCGGGAGGGAGCGTGTCATGA
- the hisD gene encoding histidinol dehydrogenase: MSTPLLRPVLPEACTLERRSPIDRGTCVEVARILEDIEARGEPAVREHAARLGDLEIGRACVHDRAALDAARDRLSPRERDAMERAGARIRAFARLQRDCIRDLDASIEGGRAGHTCIPVNCAGCYAPGGRFPLPSSVLMTAITARAAGVEVVWIASPRPTDATLAAASIAGADGLLALGGAQAIAAMALGLCGVPACDMIVGPGNRWVTAAKFLLSDRVGIDMLAGPSELVVLADDSADPALVAADLLAQAEHDEDALPILISTDATLPGRVDEHLSGMLVSLPTRATAQAALRNGFSVVVRDIDRAIELCDAIAPEHLEIMTRDASRTAARVRNAGAVFVGSASAEVLGDYGAGPNHVLPTGGTARSRAGLSVFSFLRPRTWLDIQARTPSVRLSQDAQTLARVEGLEAHARAAGLRM, from the coding sequence ATGAGCACGCCGTTGCTGCGGCCCGTCCTGCCCGAGGCGTGCACGCTCGAGCGTCGAAGCCCCATCGATCGTGGCACGTGCGTCGAGGTCGCGCGCATTCTCGAGGACATCGAGGCGCGGGGCGAACCAGCCGTCCGCGAGCACGCGGCGAGGCTCGGCGATCTCGAGATCGGTCGGGCGTGTGTGCACGATCGCGCGGCTCTCGACGCCGCACGCGACCGGCTTTCACCCCGCGAGCGCGACGCGATGGAACGCGCGGGCGCGCGGATCCGCGCGTTCGCGCGGCTGCAGCGGGATTGCATCCGCGATCTGGACGCGTCGATCGAGGGCGGGCGTGCCGGGCACACCTGCATCCCGGTCAACTGCGCCGGGTGCTATGCGCCGGGCGGGCGATTCCCGCTGCCGTCGTCCGTCCTCATGACCGCCATCACCGCACGGGCCGCGGGAGTCGAGGTCGTGTGGATTGCATCGCCCAGGCCGACCGACGCGACGCTCGCGGCGGCGTCCATCGCCGGCGCGGACGGTCTGCTCGCGCTCGGGGGAGCGCAGGCGATCGCGGCGATGGCGCTCGGTCTGTGCGGCGTGCCGGCGTGCGACATGATCGTCGGTCCCGGCAATCGGTGGGTGACCGCCGCGAAGTTCCTGCTCTCCGACCGGGTGGGCATCGACATGCTCGCCGGGCCGTCCGAACTCGTCGTGCTCGCCGATGACTCGGCCGACCCGGCACTGGTGGCGGCCGACCTGTTGGCGCAGGCGGAGCACGACGAGGACGCGCTGCCCATTCTCATCTCGACCGACGCGACGCTGCCGGGGCGCGTCGATGAGCATCTCTCGGGGATGCTCGTGTCGCTGCCGACGCGTGCCACGGCTCAGGCCGCGCTGCGCAACGGGTTCAGCGTTGTGGTTCGCGACATAGACCGCGCGATCGAACTGTGCGATGCGATCGCGCCCGAGCACCTGGAGATCATGACGCGAGACGCGAGCCGCACCGCGGCGCGGGTCCGCAACGCGGGCGCGGTGTTCGTCGGGTCGGCGTCGGCCGAGGTGCTCGGCGACTATGGCGCGGGCCCGAACCACGTGCTCCCGACCGGGGGGACGGCTCGTTCGCGCGCGGGCCTTTCGGTGTTCTCGTTCCTGCGCCCGCGGACGTGGCTGGACATCCAGGCGCGCACGCCGTCGGTGCGGCTGTCGCAGGACGCGCAGACGCTGGCGCGGGTGGAGGGGCTGGAGGCCCACGCGCGGGCGGCTGGCCTGCGGATGTAG
- a CDS encoding zf-HC2 domain-containing protein translates to MPSEYITCRELIEFIADYLDGTLPAEARVEFERHLTVCPACVAYLRSYQRTIDASRDALAPSDEPATTVAPPGLVDAIRAARANART, encoded by the coding sequence ATGCCGAGTGAGTACATCACCTGCCGTGAGCTCATCGAGTTCATCGCGGACTACCTCGATGGCACGCTGCCCGCCGAGGCGCGCGTCGAGTTCGAGCGCCACCTCACGGTGTGCCCCGCCTGCGTCGCGTACCTGCGCTCTTACCAGCGCACCATCGACGCCAGCCGCGATGCGCTCGCGCCCTCCGACGAGCCCGCGACCACCGTCGCGCCGCCCGGACTGGTCGACGCCATCCGCGCGGCCCGCGCCAACGCCCGGACGTAG
- a CDS encoding sigma-70 family RNA polymerase sigma factor has translation MDRHINPDVPHTNASRSRGDPSAFEPPCTLLERLRRGDDAAFDELVAQSASRLFCVAQRLLRNEADASDAVQEAYLSAFKALDTFDGRSQLGTWLHRITVNVCLMKLRSARRRPTQSIEALLPTFAEDGHRKNPGVEWKPAESIGIEREGIRAVVRAKIDALPDPYREVLVLRDIEQMDTDEVATLLGLSPAAVKTRLHRARQALRTLLTPLFTEGVLHAE, from the coding sequence ATGGACCGACACATCAACCCGGACGTACCACACACCAACGCCTCGCGCTCTCGGGGCGACCCATCGGCGTTCGAGCCCCCCTGCACGCTGCTGGAGCGTCTGCGCCGGGGCGATGACGCGGCGTTCGACGAGCTCGTCGCGCAGTCGGCCTCGCGCCTGTTCTGCGTGGCGCAGCGCCTGCTGCGCAACGAGGCCGACGCGAGCGACGCGGTGCAGGAGGCCTATTTGAGCGCGTTCAAGGCGCTGGACACCTTCGACGGACGTTCGCAACTGGGCACGTGGCTACACCGCATCACGGTGAACGTCTGTCTGATGAAACTGCGCTCGGCCCGGCGTCGTCCGACACAATCTATCGAGGCGCTGCTGCCCACCTTCGCCGAGGACGGGCACCGCAAGAATCCGGGTGTTGAATGGAAACCGGCCGAGTCCATCGGCATCGAACGCGAGGGCATCCGCGCGGTCGTCCGCGCCAAGATCGATGCCCTGCCCGACCCGTACCGCGAGGTGCTGGTGCTGCGCGACATCGAGCAGATGGATACCGATGAAGTCGCCACGCTGCTCGGGCTGTCGCCCGCGGCGGTCAAGACACGTCTGCACCGCGCACGCCAGGCCCTCCGCACGCTCCTCACGCCGCTGTTCACGGAAGGAGTTCTCCATGCCGAGTGA
- a CDS encoding SDR family oxidoreductase, whose amino-acid sequence MPACEVRPILRGQTAIVTGASSGIGRGIANALCAAGANVVVNYIGPDADAEAVVHEATHCGCAHRGEAIAVKADVSDEGQVQAMVARAVQRFGTVDILVNNAGMQWDAPIESMSLAQWRKVIDVNLTGQFLCAREAIREFKRRGVRRDVSCAAGKIICVSSVHEVIPWAGHVNYAASKGGVMLLMKSIAQEVAPWRIRVNSICPGAIRTPINRPAWETPDAYADLMRLIPYKRIGEVDDIARLAVWLSSDEADYITGASLFVDGGMTLYPGFETGG is encoded by the coding sequence ATGCCCGCGTGCGAGGTACGCCCCATCCTGCGCGGCCAGACCGCCATCGTGACCGGCGCCTCCTCGGGCATCGGTCGCGGCATCGCGAACGCGCTCTGCGCCGCCGGCGCGAACGTGGTCGTGAACTACATCGGCCCCGACGCCGACGCCGAGGCCGTCGTGCACGAGGCGACGCACTGCGGCTGCGCGCACCGGGGCGAGGCGATCGCCGTAAAGGCGGATGTCTCGGACGAGGGCCAGGTCCAGGCGATGGTCGCCCGGGCCGTGCAGCGCTTCGGCACGGTCGACATCCTCGTGAACAACGCGGGCATGCAGTGGGACGCTCCCATCGAGTCGATGTCGCTCGCGCAGTGGCGCAAGGTCATCGACGTGAACCTCACGGGGCAGTTCCTCTGCGCCCGCGAGGCGATCCGCGAGTTCAAGCGTCGGGGCGTGCGCCGGGACGTCTCGTGCGCCGCCGGGAAGATCATCTGCGTGTCGAGCGTGCACGAGGTGATCCCGTGGGCCGGGCACGTCAACTACGCCGCCAGCAAGGGCGGGGTCATGCTCCTCATGAAGAGCATCGCCCAGGAAGTCGCGCCGTGGCGCATCCGCGTGAACAGCATCTGCCCGGGCGCGATCCGCACCCCGATCAACCGGCCGGCGTGGGAAACCCCCGACGCGTACGCCGACCTCATGCGGCTGATCCCCTACAAGCGCATCGGCGAGGTGGACGACATCGCGCGCCTCGCGGTGTGGCTCTCGTCCGACGAGGCCGACTACATCACCGGCGCCAGCCTGTTCGTCGACGGCGGGATGACGCTCTACCCGGGCTTCGAGACCGGCGGCTGA
- a CDS encoding aquaporin, with translation MLALVDALRAHWPEYLIEATLLGALMVSACVSVRVVQHDASPLRRRIPSAFARRALIGVLMGLTAVALIYSPLGQRSGAHMNPATTLAFFTLGKIGPWDALWYIAAQFIGGAGGVLVARALLGPVLRHPTVNYVLTTPGRWGSAAAWGTEFALAFALMGMVLLATNDPRTASYTGLFAGCMVALYITLAAPLSGMSINPARTFGSAVVARRFASLWIYFTAPTLAMLSAAGAYAAAFGADHVLCAKLNHDGGGRCIFRCHIHDKSATPPRRTPDAGIGEEVRPNDGRDQHTQAE, from the coding sequence ATGCTCGCGTTGGTCGACGCGCTCCGCGCGCACTGGCCGGAGTATCTCATCGAGGCGACGCTGCTCGGCGCGTTAATGGTCTCGGCGTGCGTGAGCGTGCGGGTCGTGCAGCACGACGCGTCGCCGCTGCGCCGGCGCATCCCGTCGGCGTTCGCACGGCGGGCGCTCATCGGCGTGCTCATGGGCCTCACCGCCGTCGCGCTCATCTACTCGCCCCTGGGCCAGCGGTCGGGGGCGCACATGAACCCGGCGACCACCCTCGCGTTCTTCACCCTGGGCAAGATCGGCCCGTGGGACGCGCTCTGGTACATCGCGGCCCAGTTCATCGGCGGGGCCGGGGGCGTGCTCGTCGCGCGGGCGCTGCTGGGGCCGGTGCTGCGCCATCCGACGGTGAACTACGTCCTGACGACCCCCGGGCGGTGGGGCTCCGCCGCCGCCTGGGGCACGGAGTTCGCCCTCGCGTTCGCGCTCATGGGCATGGTGCTGCTCGCCACGAACGACCCGCGCACGGCGTCGTACACCGGGCTCTTCGCCGGGTGCATGGTCGCGCTGTACATCACGCTCGCGGCGCCGCTTTCGGGGATGAGCATCAACCCGGCCAGGACGTTCGGCTCGGCCGTCGTCGCCCGGCGGTTCGCGTCGCTGTGGATCTACTTCACCGCGCCCACGCTGGCGATGCTGAGCGCGGCCGGTGCTTACGCCGCGGCGTTCGGCGCCGACCACGTGCTGTGCGCGAAACTGAACCACGACGGCGGCGGGCGCTGCATCTTCCGCTGTCACATCCACGACAAATCCGCAACGCCCCCGCGACGCACGCCCGACGCCGGCATCGGAGAAGAGGTGCGCCCGAACGACGGGCGCGATCAGCACACGCAGGCGGAGTGA
- a CDS encoding GMC family oxidoreductase: MDYDVIIIGSGAGGGTLAHALAPSGLRVLILERGDVLPRERENWDEKAVFADKRYLAKETWYDRDDQPFSPYTHYWVGGNTKVYGAALLRMRVHDFGEVRHYGGISPAWPISYDDLEPYYTRAERLYSVHGDRGSDPHEPPASAPFPFPFIEPEPRIKALFDDLRSQGYRPFPIPLGVRLDRASPTAAPYRFSAFDGYPDLTEVKADAHVCCVQPALARENVSLVTRAYVERLVTDPRGGTVTEVVARRDGERLVFRGSVVVLACGAINSAALLLRSASDRHPHGLANGSDQVGRNYMCHQNGCFLAVTQERNPSQFQKHFGMTDFYCGAPDSPLPLGTIQLMGKPDRGTIDWLRGGDLPGVSIDDIASRTIDFFLTAEDLPDPNNRITIRPDGAIKVSYRVNNAEAYERLATKLGEALSRAEMSRGRRRPEYLAARLGVGGVSHQNGTLRFGTDPATSVLDVNCKAHELDNLYAVDGSFFPSSSAVNPSLTIMANALRVAEHLLGRLGVAGAAARRAEETLV, encoded by the coding sequence ATGGACTACGACGTGATCATCATCGGCTCGGGCGCGGGCGGCGGCACGCTCGCCCACGCGCTCGCGCCATCGGGCCTGCGGGTCCTCATCCTCGAGCGCGGCGACGTGCTCCCGCGCGAGCGCGAGAACTGGGACGAGAAGGCCGTCTTCGCCGACAAGCGCTACCTCGCCAAGGAAACCTGGTACGACCGCGACGACCAGCCATTCAGCCCGTACACGCACTACTGGGTCGGCGGCAACACCAAGGTCTACGGCGCCGCACTGCTCCGCATGCGCGTGCACGACTTCGGCGAGGTCCGGCACTACGGCGGCATCTCGCCCGCCTGGCCCATCTCCTACGACGACCTCGAGCCGTATTACACCCGCGCCGAGCGGCTGTACAGCGTGCACGGCGACCGCGGATCCGATCCGCACGAGCCACCCGCCTCCGCCCCGTTCCCGTTCCCGTTCATCGAGCCCGAGCCCCGCATCAAGGCGCTGTTCGACGACCTGCGGTCGCAGGGCTACCGCCCCTTCCCCATCCCGCTGGGCGTCCGCCTTGATCGCGCTAGCCCGACGGCGGCGCCGTACCGCTTCAGCGCGTTCGACGGCTACCCGGACCTTACCGAAGTGAAGGCCGACGCGCACGTCTGCTGCGTGCAGCCCGCGCTTGCCCGAGAGAACGTCTCCCTCGTCACCCGCGCGTACGTCGAACGCCTCGTGACCGACCCCCGCGGCGGGACGGTCACCGAAGTCGTCGCGCGCCGCGACGGCGAGCGGCTCGTCTTCCGCGGGAGCGTCGTCGTGCTCGCCTGCGGCGCCATCAACTCCGCCGCGCTCCTGCTCCGCTCCGCGAGCGATCGGCACCCGCACGGCCTGGCGAACGGGTCCGACCAGGTCGGACGCAACTACATGTGCCACCAGAACGGCTGCTTCCTCGCCGTCACGCAGGAGCGCAACCCCTCGCAGTTCCAGAAGCACTTCGGCATGACCGACTTCTACTGCGGCGCGCCCGATTCGCCCCTCCCGCTCGGCACCATCCAGCTCATGGGCAAGCCCGATCGCGGGACGATCGACTGGCTGCGGGGCGGGGACTTGCCGGGCGTCTCGATCGACGACATCGCCTCCCGCACGATCGACTTCTTCCTCACCGCCGAGGACCTTCCCGACCCGAACAACCGCATCACCATCCGGCCCGATGGCGCCATCAAGGTCTCGTACCGCGTCAACAACGCCGAGGCCTACGAACGCCTCGCCACCAAGTTGGGCGAGGCGCTCTCCCGCGCCGAGATGTCGCGGGGGCGGCGTCGACCGGAATACCTCGCGGCACGCCTCGGCGTCGGCGGCGTCAGCCACCAGAACGGCACGCTGCGCTTCGGCACCGACCCGGCGACCAGCGTGCTCGACGTCAACTGCAAGGCGCACGAACTCGACAACCTCTACGCCGTTGATGGGTCGTTCTTCCCGTCCAGCAGCGCCGTCAATCCCTCGCTCACGATCATGGCGAACGCGCTGCGGGTCGCCGAGCACCTGCTCGGGCGCCTGGGCGTTGCCGGCGCCGCCGCCCGGCGCGCCGAGGAGACCCTGGTATGA